A window of the Rhizobium brockwellii genome harbors these coding sequences:
- the dksA gene encoding RNA polymerase-binding protein DksA: MSEKIDLSNYVPSEEEEFMNVNQRAYFRAKLVAWRNDILREARETLDHLAEESANHPDLADRASSETDRAIELRARDRQRKLISKIDAAMQRIDDGTYGYCEETGEPIGLKRLDARPIATLSIEAQERHERREKVYRDE; the protein is encoded by the coding sequence TTGAGTGAGAAGATCGATCTTAGCAATTACGTTCCCTCGGAAGAGGAAGAATTCATGAACGTAAACCAGCGCGCCTACTTCAGGGCGAAGCTGGTTGCATGGAGAAATGATATCCTTAGAGAAGCGCGGGAGACACTCGACCATCTGGCCGAGGAAAGCGCAAACCATCCCGACCTCGCCGACCGGGCGTCGTCGGAAACAGATCGGGCGATCGAACTTCGCGCCCGTGATCGGCAGAGAAAGCTGATTTCGAAGATCGACGCGGCAATGCAGCGCATCGACGACGGCACCTACGGCTATTGCGAGGAAACCGGTGAACCGATCGGCCTCAAGCGTCTCGACGCCCGCCCGATCGCGACACTGTCGATCGAAGCGCAGGAGCGTCACGAACGCCGCGAAAAGGTCTATCGCGACGAATGA
- a CDS encoding flagellar biosynthetic protein FliO: MTMLDDVVGAYGSRFLLAAGGVSLALVLLIIVLWVIRSRAPSPFVRGGRNRQPRLQVLDAAAVDARRRLVLVRRDDVEHLIMIGGPSDIVIESRILPAAAEQPDSAIHPQPVEQRPISVARPETPPVSPPRPPVAARVEPATEPSFSAPVSPEPRPRPEPPAQPPAQPAVAPPVVTSPLPAEPVTAPLSAERDTPLRAVPPQPRPLERPAAPAAAQPAQFHDASSAAEILDAARQRVLPQQRIEPEVSAPPVQDMPAAARAAPGGAEDDSAAQSAAASRLDFQRVLEQEMSNNLTAERIVPAPANQAPRPGAQPGNLPRRDPEMAPITGADTDLQKEVARIFGEMSVNRDK, encoded by the coding sequence GTGACTATGTTGGATGATGTTGTCGGAGCTTATGGCAGCCGTTTCCTGCTTGCGGCCGGTGGCGTCAGTCTGGCGCTTGTCCTGCTCATCATCGTGCTCTGGGTGATCCGCAGCCGGGCGCCCTCGCCCTTCGTGCGCGGCGGCCGCAACCGCCAGCCCCGCCTACAGGTGCTGGATGCCGCAGCCGTCGATGCCCGTCGCCGGCTGGTGCTGGTGCGCCGCGACGACGTCGAGCACCTGATCATGATCGGCGGCCCCAGCGATATCGTCATCGAAAGCCGCATCCTGCCCGCGGCGGCCGAACAGCCGGACAGCGCCATCCACCCGCAGCCCGTCGAGCAGCGTCCGATATCCGTCGCGCGGCCTGAAACGCCGCCGGTCTCGCCACCGCGCCCGCCGGTCGCAGCCCGTGTTGAGCCGGCCACCGAGCCCTCTTTCTCCGCGCCGGTTTCGCCGGAGCCGCGCCCGCGCCCAGAACCGCCGGCCCAACCGCCGGCCCAGCCCGCCGTGGCCCCCCCGGTGGTCACGAGCCCTCTTCCGGCAGAGCCCGTGACAGCTCCACTGTCGGCCGAACGCGACACTCCTCTGCGTGCCGTGCCGCCCCAGCCGCGTCCGCTGGAGCGTCCCGCCGCTCCCGCAGCCGCGCAGCCTGCACAGTTTCACGATGCCTCAAGTGCCGCCGAGATCCTCGATGCCGCCCGCCAGCGCGTGCTGCCGCAACAGCGCATTGAACCCGAGGTCTCCGCCCCGCCTGTCCAGGACATGCCGGCGGCCGCACGCGCCGCACCGGGTGGCGCCGAAGACGATTCGGCTGCGCAGTCGGCAGCAGCGAGCCGTCTTGATTTCCAGCGGGTGTTGGAACAGGAAATGTCGAACAACCTGACGGCCGAACGCATCGTGCCGGCGCCGGCAAACCAAGCGCCTCGGCCCGGAGCGCAGCCCGGAAACCTGCCGCGCCGCGATCCGGAAATGGCCCCGATCACCGGCGCCGATACCGATCTGCAAAAGGAAGTCGCCCGCATCTTCGGCGAGATGAGCGTCAACCGCGACAAGTGA
- a CDS encoding DUF1062 domain-containing protein: MCNTLRVRWTILPKTAPQPWIVCSGCGGLRAFRCSDKIRLNANGRKLDAWLIYKCSTCEKTWNRPIFERRNVRDIDPAVLEALQSNEPDWIRAEAFNLEALRRKSQRVNEFAEFEIAKEMQQDIANWTRLEIELMVPFPSSTRLDRLLASELQVSRTRLQALHDSGMLQTDSNRADVLRRRIKNGTRVAVDLAAETSREQWWRSVATGSSP, translated from the coding sequence ATGTGCAATACCCTTCGGGTCCGATGGACCATTCTGCCGAAAACAGCGCCCCAGCCTTGGATTGTATGCAGCGGCTGCGGGGGCCTCAGAGCTTTCCGATGCAGTGACAAGATCCGGCTCAACGCCAATGGCCGCAAGCTCGATGCCTGGCTTATCTACAAATGCTCGACCTGCGAAAAGACGTGGAACCGTCCGATCTTCGAGCGCCGCAATGTTCGCGACATCGATCCCGCAGTCCTCGAGGCGTTGCAGTCCAACGAGCCTGATTGGATCCGCGCAGAAGCGTTCAACCTCGAGGCTCTCAGGCGCAAGTCGCAGCGTGTCAACGAGTTTGCCGAATTTGAAATCGCAAAAGAGATGCAGCAGGACATTGCCAATTGGACGAGACTGGAAATCGAACTGATGGTCCCGTTTCCATCAAGCACGCGCCTCGACCGCCTGCTGGCGTCCGAGTTGCAAGTTTCACGCACCCGGCTACAGGCTCTTCACGATAGTGGCATGCTGCAGACGGATTCGAATCGAGCCGACGTTTTGCGGCGGCGGATCAAGAACGGCACCAGGGTTGCAGTCGACCTCGCCGCCGAGACCAGTCGGGAGCAATGGTGGAGGTCTGTGGCGACCGGAAGCTCACCGTAA
- a CDS encoding SixA phosphatase family protein, translating into MTVRLPPPNRIYLLRHAEAAWAEPGQRDFDRPLNEKGFGDAEIIADKAADKGYRPDLLISSTALRCRDTADAVYRAMGLTLEVRYVDALYNATVDTYLEIIDAQDESAVMLVGHNPTTEQALEALIGHEAMVSALPGGFPTAGLAVVDYDASATVWRLTDFVVV; encoded by the coding sequence ATGACCGTACGCCTGCCTCCACCCAACCGCATCTATCTCCTGCGCCATGCCGAGGCCGCCTGGGCCGAACCCGGACAGCGGGATTTCGACCGGCCGCTCAACGAAAAGGGCTTTGGCGATGCCGAAATCATCGCCGACAAGGCCGCCGACAAGGGCTACCGTCCCGATCTTCTGATCAGTTCAACTGCGCTGCGCTGCCGCGATACCGCCGATGCGGTCTACCGGGCGATGGGCCTCACGCTCGAGGTTCGTTATGTCGACGCGCTCTATAATGCCACGGTCGACACCTATCTCGAGATCATCGATGCGCAGGACGAATCTGCCGTCATGCTGGTCGGCCACAATCCGACCACGGAGCAGGCGCTGGAGGCGCTGATCGGTCACGAGGCGATGGTAAGCGCCCTTCCCGGCGGCTTCCCGACGGCTGGCCTCGCCGTCGTCGACTACGACGCTTCTGCCACCGTCTGGCGCCTCACCGATTTCGTGGTCGTCTGA